The following proteins come from a genomic window of Cytophagia bacterium CHB2:
- a CDS encoding ABC transporter ATP-binding protein, translating to MPIDIRQLSKTYAGGVHALQNVSLNIATGMFGLLGPNGAGKSTLMKILATLETPSSGDVFIDGADIRSHRRQIRASLGYLPQFFGVYPQLTGAEFLAYIARLNGVPARHLRETVHEMLGNVGLLEARDRKAKTYSGGMLRRLGIAQALIGNPRLLIVDEPTTGLDPEERIRFRNLLTEISRDKIIILSTHIVGDISSTCEDLAILAKGRVAYRGRPDTLIAKAAGKVWQVLIDEADFSHIAARMQVISTIPKQPHLLLRVVGDPIAGYDMQSATPNLEDAYMYFMESEVGQRVEEEAD from the coding sequence ATGCCAATCGACATCCGCCAGCTTTCCAAAACTTATGCAGGCGGCGTTCATGCGTTGCAGAACGTCTCGCTCAACATCGCCACCGGCATGTTCGGCTTGCTCGGCCCGAATGGCGCGGGTAAGAGCACACTCATGAAAATCCTGGCGACGCTTGAGACGCCGAGCTCCGGAGACGTCTTCATCGATGGCGCAGATATTCGTTCACATCGCCGCCAGATTCGCGCTTCGCTCGGCTACCTGCCGCAATTTTTCGGCGTCTACCCGCAACTGACCGGCGCGGAATTTCTTGCCTACATTGCCCGGCTCAATGGCGTGCCGGCAAGGCATTTACGCGAAACCGTACATGAGATGCTCGGAAATGTTGGTTTGCTCGAAGCGCGCGACCGCAAAGCCAAAACGTATTCCGGCGGCATGCTGCGCCGTCTCGGCATCGCGCAGGCGCTGATCGGCAATCCGCGCTTGCTGATTGTGGATGAACCGACCACCGGTCTCGATCCTGAAGAACGCATTCGCTTTCGCAATTTGCTCACCGAAATCAGCCGCGACAAAATCATCATTCTCAGCACGCACATCGTGGGCGACATCTCGAGCACCTGTGAAGATCTTGCAATTCTCGCAAAAGGCAGAGTGGCCTATCGCGGCCGTCCCGATACGCTGATCGCCAAGGCCGCCGGCAAAGTTTGGCAGGTTTTGATCGATGAGGCAGATTTTTCGCATATCGCTGCGCGCATGCAGGTGATATCAACGATTCCGAAACAACCGCATTTGCTGCTGCGCGTAGTCGGCGATCCGATCGCGGGCTACGACATGCAAAGCGCCACGCCCAATCTTGAAGATGCGTACATGTATTTTATGGAGTCGGAGGTGGGGCAACGGGTGGAGGAGGAGGCGGATTGA
- a CDS encoding VOC family protein translates to MASANFGLSQIGQIALNVHDLERAVAFYRDKLGMKHLFTVPKMAFFECGGIRLMLGLPEKPEFDHPSSIIYFNVDDMQSAFRALSQREVSFESEPHVVAKMPTHDLWMAFFRDSENNLFALMSEEVTKR, encoded by the coding sequence ATGGCAAGCGCGAATTTTGGCCTTTCTCAAATCGGGCAAATCGCCCTCAACGTTCATGATCTTGAACGCGCGGTCGCATTCTACCGCGACAAGCTGGGCATGAAACACCTTTTCACCGTGCCCAAGATGGCGTTCTTTGAGTGCGGCGGCATTCGCCTGATGCTCGGCCTTCCCGAGAAGCCGGAGTTCGATCATCCCAGCTCAATTATCTATTTCAACGTGGATGATATGCAATCGGCTTTCCGGGCTTTATCTCAGCGGGAGGTGTCGTTCGAAAGTGAACCGCATGTGGTTGCCAAAATGCCAACCCATGATTTATGGATGGCGTTTTTTCGGGATTCGGAGAACAATCTTTTTGCGTTGATGAGTGAAGAGGTCACAAAGCGATAA